A region from the Dendropsophus ebraccatus isolate aDenEbr1 chromosome 1, aDenEbr1.pat, whole genome shotgun sequence genome encodes:
- the LOC138782899 gene encoding uncharacterized protein produces MNINTEILEKEKEEWVPGGEGGRRDRTCSRRSGSAGGRHQRAPAPTQPASTQPASQHPAASQHPPSQPASTQPASTHPASTYPASTQPASTHPASTYPASQHPASTHPASTYPASTQPASTHPASTYPASTHPASTHPASTYPASTQPASQHPPSQHPASQPAPSQSAPSRQPAPTQPASTQPVSTQPPASTQPPASTQPASTQPASTQPASTHPASTHPASTYPASTQPASTQPVSTQPPASTYPASQHPAASQHLPSQHLPTQPAPTQPAPTQPAPSRQPAPSQPAPSQSAPSRQPAPTQPASTQPASTQLASQHPASQHPAARQHPASQHPASQPAPS; encoded by the exons ATGAATATTAACACAGAAATACTTGAG AAGGAGAAAGAGGAGTGGGTTCCcggcggggagggggggagaagagacagAACGTGCTCCCGGCGGAGCGGGAGTGCCGGAGGCAGACACCAGCGAGCGCCAGCACCcacccagccagccagcacccagccagccagccagcacccagccgccagccagcacccacccagccagccagccagcacccagccagccagcacccacccAGCCAGCACctacccagccagcacccagccagccagcacccacccAGCCAGCACCtacccagccagccagcacccagccagcACCCACCCAGCCAGCACctacccagccagcacccagccagccagcacccacccAGCCAGCACCTACCCAGCCAGCACCCACCCAGCCAGCACCCACCCAGCCAGCACctacccagccagcacccagccagccagccagcacccacccagccagcacccagccagccagccagcacccagccagTCAGCACCCAGCCGCCAGCCAGCACCtacccagccagccagcacccagccagTCAGCACCCAgccgccagccagcacccagccgccagccagcacccagccagccagcacccagccagccagcacccagccagccagcacccacccAGCCAGCACCCACCCAGCCAGCACctacccagccagcacccagccagccagcacccagccagTCAGCACCCAGCCGCCAGCCAGCACCtacccagccagccagcacccagccgCCAGCCAGCACCTACCCAGCCAGCACCTACCCACCCAGCCAGCACCCACCCAGCCAGCACctacccagccagcacccagccgccagccagcacctagccagccagcacccagccagTCAGCACCCAGCCGCCAGCCAGCACCtacccagccagccagcacccagccagccagcacccagctagccagccagcacccagccagTCAGCACCCAGCCGCCCGCCAGcacccagccagccagcacccagctagccagccagcacccagctag